Proteins encoded together in one Deinococcus hopiensis KR-140 window:
- a CDS encoding ExbD/TolR family protein, whose protein sequence is MRRRLRESGEGVTFDFAPMVDIVLLLLIFFFLTSSLGARQNALPLDLPRASTTVQETPALPIVSVDRAGKVFLNGKETTLTKLGGQLGPLLKTSDGVVGLRADERGNYGTVVRVMDVVKKAGGQRLALGTRTASKGGR, encoded by the coding sequence CTGCGGCGTAGGTTGCGTGAGAGCGGCGAGGGCGTGACCTTCGACTTCGCGCCCATGGTGGACATCGTGCTGCTGCTGCTGATCTTCTTTTTCCTCACGAGCAGTCTGGGCGCGCGGCAAAACGCCCTGCCGCTGGACCTGCCGCGCGCCAGCACCACCGTGCAGGAAACGCCCGCCCTGCCCATCGTGAGCGTGGACCGGGCCGGAAAGGTGTTTTTAAATGGCAAAGAGACGACGCTGACCAAACTGGGCGGGCAACTGGGACCCCTGCTCAAAACTTCGGACGGGGTGGTGGGCCTGCGCGCCGACGAGCGCGGCAACTACGGCACCGTGGTGCGCGTGATGGACGTGGTCAAGAAGGCGGGTGGCCAGCGACTGGCGCTGGGCACCCGCACAGCGTCAAAGGGCGGACGGTGA
- a CDS encoding MotA/TolQ/ExbB proton channel family protein, which translates to MSILDLIRAAGPLLWVLLALSVYVVYTAAVRAQALARLGRDPSALIERTRAVTAESGPGAAVVELDRAADPSPAANVLRAGLHRADRGVDAAQAAMNAAVLAEDARLYAGLSALGTCAQIAPLLGLLGTVIGMVRSFLVFSHTTAPTPSQLATGISEALVNTAAGLIVAIIAYVARNALRARADRIAVQAERVREEVPAWLAPRQVRAVRPVPEVALSFDAVPAGAAQ; encoded by the coding sequence ATGAGCATCCTCGATCTGATTCGCGCCGCCGGACCCCTGCTGTGGGTGCTGCTCGCCCTGTCCGTGTACGTCGTCTACACCGCTGCTGTACGCGCGCAGGCCCTCGCCCGGCTGGGACGCGACCCGTCGGCACTGATCGAGCGAACGCGGGCAGTGACGGCCGAGAGCGGTCCCGGTGCCGCCGTGGTGGAGTTGGACCGCGCCGCCGATCCCAGCCCCGCCGCCAACGTGCTGCGCGCGGGCCTGCACCGGGCAGACCGGGGGGTGGACGCGGCGCAGGCCGCCATGAACGCGGCGGTGCTGGCGGAAGACGCCCGGCTGTACGCGGGCCTCTCGGCGTTGGGCACCTGCGCGCAGATCGCGCCCCTGCTGGGACTGCTGGGCACGGTGATCGGTATGGTGCGCTCGTTTCTGGTCTTTTCCCACACCACCGCGCCCACGCCCTCGCAGCTTGCCACCGGCATCAGTGAGGCGCTGGTCAACACGGCGGCGGGGCTGATTGTGGCGATCATCGCCTACGTGGCCCGGAACGCCCTGCGCGCCCGCGCAGACCGGATCGCCGTGCAGGCTGAGCGGGTGCGGGAGGAGGTGCCCGCGTGGCTCGCTCCCCGCCAGGTTCGTGCCGTGCGGCCAGTGCCCGAAGTGGCCCTCTCCTTCGACGCGGTGCCCGCCGGGGCCGCCCAGTGA
- the sufC gene encoding Fe-S cluster assembly ATPase SufC codes for MTDQPPQLEIRNLHASVGNQPILKGINLVVPRGELHAIMGPNGNGKSTLAKVIVGDPEYTVTEGEVLVDGQNILEMEPDERARLGVFLAFQYPVEIPGVTIANFLRLAMQARKAEGEEVGFAEFYGKLTGALKTLEWDESIVERYLNEGFSGGEKKRNEILQMLMLDPSYIIMDETDSGLDVDALKIVAKGVNSLRGPKLGGLIITHYQRLLNYIVPDRVHIIVGGRVVQSGGPELAQRLDTEGYDWVRELAVAGA; via the coding sequence ATGACCGACCAGCCCCCCCAACTCGAAATCCGCAACCTCCACGCTTCCGTGGGCAACCAGCCCATCCTGAAGGGCATCAACCTCGTCGTGCCGCGCGGCGAACTGCACGCCATCATGGGACCGAACGGCAACGGCAAGAGCACGCTCGCCAAGGTGATCGTGGGTGACCCCGAGTACACCGTGACCGAGGGCGAGGTGCTCGTGGACGGCCAGAACATCCTGGAAATGGAACCCGACGAGCGCGCGCGCCTGGGTGTGTTCCTCGCCTTCCAGTACCCCGTCGAGATTCCCGGCGTCACCATTGCCAACTTCCTGCGCCTCGCCATGCAGGCGCGCAAGGCCGAGGGCGAGGAAGTGGGCTTTGCCGAGTTTTACGGCAAGCTCACGGGTGCCCTTAAGACCTTGGAATGGGACGAGAGCATCGTCGAGCGCTACCTCAACGAGGGCTTTTCAGGCGGCGAGAAGAAGCGCAACGAAATCCTCCAGATGCTGATGTTGGATCCCAGCTACATCATCATGGACGAGACGGATTCCGGCCTCGACGTGGACGCCCTCAAGATCGTTGCCAAGGGCGTAAACAGCCTGCGGGGCCCCAAGCTCGGCGGCCTGATCATCACCCACTACCAGCGCCTGCTGAACTACATCGTGCCGGACCGCGTTCACATCATCGTGGGCGGGCGCGTGGTGCAGAGCGGCGGCCCCGAGCTGGCCCAGCGCCTGGATACCGAAGGGTACGACTGGGTGCGTGAGCTGGCAGTCGCGGGGGCCTGA
- the sufB gene encoding Fe-S cluster assembly protein SufB: protein MTINPEAGEINTTYEYGWSNPERYAVKAPKGLSREVVEMISKAKDEPQWMLDFRLKALDIFYAKPMPEWGADLSGLNLDEIYYYIKPEGFNARSWDDVPDDVKQTFERLGIPEAERAALAGVGAQYESEMVYHNLKEEWEKLGVVFLSIEDGLKQYPDLFREYFATVVPPEDNKFAAVNSAVWSGGSFVYVPKGVKVDIPLQTYFRINAESSGQFERTLIIVDEGAQAHYIEGCTAPTYASDSFHSGVIEIIVKEGARFRYSTIQNWSHNVYNLVTQRAAVYSNGVMEWVDGNLGSKVTMKYPACYLLEEGARGEVLSIAMAGRGQHQDAGAKIVHFAPHTSGTIVSKSISKDSGRSSYRGLVKIYEGARGSKTNVECDALLLDEEARTDTYPYIEVEEKDASVGHEATVSKINDEQILYLQSRGLSEDEAAGLIVRGFIEPIAKELPLEYAVELNRLIELEMEGSVG, encoded by the coding sequence ATGACCATCAATCCCGAAGCCGGTGAAATCAACACCACCTACGAGTACGGCTGGAGCAACCCCGAGCGCTACGCCGTCAAGGCTCCCAAGGGCCTGAGCCGTGAAGTCGTCGAGATGATCTCAAAAGCCAAGGACGAGCCCCAGTGGATGCTCGACTTCCGCCTCAAGGCCCTCGATATCTTCTACGCCAAGCCCATGCCCGAGTGGGGCGCGGACCTGAGCGGCCTCAACCTCGACGAGATCTACTACTACATCAAACCCGAGGGCTTCAACGCCCGCTCGTGGGACGACGTGCCCGACGACGTGAAGCAGACCTTCGAGCGTCTGGGCATCCCTGAAGCCGAGCGTGCCGCGCTGGCGGGTGTGGGCGCGCAGTACGAGTCCGAGATGGTGTACCACAACCTCAAGGAGGAATGGGAAAAGCTGGGCGTGGTCTTTCTGTCCATCGAGGACGGCCTGAAGCAGTACCCGGATCTCTTCCGCGAATACTTTGCCACCGTCGTGCCGCCCGAGGACAACAAGTTCGCCGCTGTGAACAGCGCGGTGTGGTCCGGTGGCTCCTTCGTGTACGTGCCCAAGGGCGTGAAGGTGGACATTCCCCTTCAGACTTATTTCCGCATCAACGCGGAGAGCAGCGGGCAGTTTGAGCGCACCCTGATTATCGTGGACGAGGGCGCGCAGGCCCACTACATCGAGGGCTGCACGGCCCCCACCTATGCCAGCGACTCCTTCCACTCCGGCGTGATCGAGATCATTGTCAAGGAAGGCGCGCGCTTCCGCTACTCCACCATCCAGAACTGGAGCCACAACGTCTACAACCTCGTGACGCAGCGCGCCGCCGTGTATAGCAACGGCGTGATGGAGTGGGTGGACGGCAATCTGGGCAGCAAGGTCACCATGAAGTACCCCGCCTGCTACCTGCTGGAGGAAGGCGCGCGTGGTGAAGTGCTGTCCATTGCAATGGCCGGACGCGGGCAGCACCAGGACGCCGGGGCGAAGATCGTCCACTTTGCGCCGCACACCAGCGGCACCATCGTCTCCAAGTCCATCTCCAAGGACTCTGGGCGCAGCAGCTACCGTGGCCTCGTCAAGATCTACGAGGGCGCGCGGGGCAGCAAGACAAACGTGGAGTGCGACGCCCTGCTGCTCGACGAGGAAGCCCGCACCGACACCTACCCCTACATCGAGGTCGAGGAGAAAGACGCTTCCGTGGGTCACGAGGCCACCGTCTCCAAGATCAACGACGAGCAGATCCTGTACCTCCAGAGCCGCGGCCTGAGCGAGGACGAGGCGGCGGGGCTGA